GGCGGCGCCTATCCCGGCGCCTTCATCTCCAGCGTCATTCCGCCGGAGCGCGTGGCCAAACATCTGAAGGATCTCGCGCCCAAGATTCTGTCCTGCTATCCGTCGAACCTCGAGTCGCTTTTGCCTTATGCCGACGAATTCAAATCGTCGCTCATGCTGGCGGTAACGCATTCGGAATATTCGGCGCCGGCCGCCCGCAAGGCAGCCGCGAAAAAGCTCGGCGTCCCGGTGCTCGACGAATATAGCTCGGAAGAAGCGACGCGCATCGCGCTCGAATTGCCCTGCGGCCATTATCATGTCTGCGAGGATTCGGTCCGGCTCGACATCGTCGATCCGGTGACGCTTGCCCCGCAGGTCAAAGGCCAGTCCGGACTTGCGGTGATCACCAATCTCCTCAACGAGGCCATGCCCTTCATCCGCTATATGCAGGGCGATTGCATCACGGAGCCGGCACGGCCCGATGCCTGCGGCATTAGCTGGAAGCAGCTTGAAAGCATCGACGGGCGCATGAACGACGCCTTTATCAATGCCTATGGGCGCATGATCCCGGCGGGCAGCGTGCTCGACATCACCTATCGCTGGATGTTCGATTGCGGCATCAACCTGGCGCAATTCGAAATCATCCAGAAGGCGCATGATGTGGTCGAAGCCCGCTTCATTCCGGGCGCAGGCGTCGATGAAAACGTCATCGTTGGCTCAGTCGGGCATCTCGAAGATCTGCTCGGCCTCTGCCTCGAACACAAGGTGAAAGTGCAAGCCAAGGTCATGGCCTCTTTCCCGGCCAAGACCGGCAAGCGCCGCCCGATCCGCCGCGAGATATAAAGCGGCGCCGTCATGCGCGGACTTGATCCGCGCATCCAGGCACAACAATCGGCGGTGCCTGGATGGCCGGGACATAGGGTGTTCGGAAGAACGCCCGTCCTTCGACGGGCTATGCCCGGCCATGACGGCCAAGAATGAGACACTCAAAGAGCAATGATTCAAAGGCGGCGGAAGAATTCATCGCCCTGTTTGGTACAACGGGAGAAGGAAAATGAGCGGCTCGCTCAATCGTATCGGCGCCATGACCTTGCGCTATTGCTATCTCTTGCGCTCGTCATGGCCGCGGCTTCTCGAACTCGTCTATTGGCCGGCGATGCAAATGCTGGTCTGGGGCTTTCTCCAGCTTTTTCTCAGCGAAGATCATTCCTCGCTCGCGATGATCTCCGGCACATTCGTCGGCGCGGTGCTTCTCTGGGACGTGCTGTTTCGCGGCCAGCTCGGCTTCTCGGTCTCCTTCATGGAAGAGATCTGGTCGCGCAATATCGCAAACCTCATGATGAGCCCACTGCGCCCGATCGAACTCGCCGCTTCCTTGATGCTCGTCTCGGTGCTGCGTCTGTTGATCGGCATGGTGCCCGTCTCGCTCTTTGCGCTCGTGCTCTTCCATTTCAATATTTACAGCCTCGGTCTGGCGCTCCTGATCTTCTTCGTCAATCTCGTGCTGACGGCCTGGGCGATCGGGCTCGCGGTCTGCGGTTTCGTCCTGCGCTACGGCATGGGCGCCGAAAGCCTCGCCTGGTCGCTCGTCATGCTGCTCCTGCCTTTCTGCTGCGTCTATTACCCGGTATGGATTCTGCCGGATTGGCTGCAGCCGATCTCTTGGGCACTTTCGCCGACCTATGTGTTCGAAGGGCTGCGCGCCGCGATCATCGATCAGACTTTTCGTGGCGATCTGATGCTGAAGGCCTTCGCTCTGAACATCATCTATCTCGGCGCCGGCCTCGCGACTTTTATCTTGATCTTGCGCAGTGCCCGCCGCAGAGGCGCGCTCGTCTCGATCGGAGAATAAGCGAATGAACCCCTCGTCCTTCGAGACGGCTGCTTCGCAGCCTCCTCAGGATGAGGGGTCAAGACCCGAGAACCCTCACCCTGAGGAATGCGCGCAGCGCATGTCTCGAAGGGCGAGGGTGATGAAAAGTCAAACGTCGGAGGTACACGACAATGCAAACCACGGTGAATACAGCCACGATCCTCGAAATGAGAGGCGCCTTCTGGCGCGTCGCGGAGGGCACCGCGTCCGAACATATCACATCGCGCGAACCGGCCGTCGTGCTCGAACATGTCGTGAAGGATTACAAGGCCTGCCGCGCGCTCGATGACATCAGCCTCGAAATTCCGCAAGGCGCGACGGTCGGCTTCGTCGGCTGCAACGGCGCCGGCAAGACGACGACGATCTTCACCATCATGGGACTGATCGCGCCCACGTCCGGCCGCGTCATGGTCTTCGGCCATGACATGACGCGCGACCCCTATAGCGTCCTGAGCCGGATGAATTTCGCGAGCCCTTATATGAATATGCCGGCACGCCTCAGCGTGAAGCAAAACCTTCTGATCTTCGCCAAGCTCTATGGCGTGCCGAACGTCAAAGCCAAGCTGGCGCAGCTCGCGCATGAATTCGATCTCTGCGACATCATGGACCGCGTCACCGGCAGCCTGTCGGCCGGCCAGAAAACCCGCGTGTCGCTCGCCAAGGCTCTGTTGAACGAGCCGGACATTCTGCTGCTCGACGAGCCGACGGCCTCGCTCGATCCCGAGCGCGCCGGTTTCATCCATCAAAAGCTGGAAGCGCATCGCAAGAAACACAATGCGACGATCCTCATGACCTCGCACAACATGGCGGAGGTGGAACGGCTCTGCGATCTTGTCGTCGTGATGCGCTTCGGCGCAATCATCGAACAGGGATCGACGGCGGATCTCAAACACCGCTATGGCCGCGAGACGCTTTATGAGGCGCTGGCGAGGATTTAGCTCGCTCGATAATTTTGATACGGATTTAGGAGGTTTCGTTGGCGCTCCGCCCAGCGCGGCTGTCACCGTTGCTATGGCGTTAGGGCGATACCCTATGGCATAGTTAGATGCGCAATGTTTGTTGGTGACCACAAAATGATTGAGCCTATCGAAACGGCCCCTGCAATAATACCGGAAGCGCCAAAGTTTACCGATGAAGAATGGAGTGAAGCACGCAGGAGTGGGGATTTTATGCCCATTCTTTTCGAATGGTATAAATTTGTCGGCTTGCTTGTCGTTCTTTGCGCCAACATCCAGCGCAACTCACCCGCCCTACGCCCCATAGCGCCGAACCAATATCATGTATTGATAGGACTTTTGAGTCGGTGCGCGCGCCTGATGCTCGCGAATATTGCGCTGTCTCATGAGGGCCGTTTTGGAGAGACTACCGCTATCATTGATAGGTGCATATTTGAATCGGCTCTCAACGTGTCGTGGCTATGCACGAATTCCCGTGATGAGAAATTCAAACAATATTTTGCGACTTCTTTGAAGGTTGACATTGAGTTCCGTGACCAGATCGAGAGCAATATC
The Methyloferula stellata AR4 DNA segment above includes these coding regions:
- a CDS encoding phenylacetate--CoA ligase family protein, which translates into the protein MTMMDKFSSDSDIAMFEEIQTAGTSFEHADVVSNDAAMSFADPLEIWESEQTRPAYFSVSGEMTTSLSDSFDHYIGPCMQHPFLPQADIKAKQFARIKYLVEMAYADIPVYRDKYIAAGFHPSDLTCEADIDLIPIITKPELVAAFPGRCINPRYAMEDLFPTRSSGSSGQTLLIRVDPDAIVTDTIQGVRQFALQSGLKYGPADLLTHVYTVPWWFPSIGGAYPGAFISSVIPPERVAKHLKDLAPKILSCYPSNLESLLPYADEFKSSLMLAVTHSEYSAPAARKAAAKKLGVPVLDEYSSEEATRIALELPCGHYHVCEDSVRLDIVDPVTLAPQVKGQSGLAVITNLLNEAMPFIRYMQGDCITEPARPDACGISWKQLESIDGRMNDAFINAYGRMIPAGSVLDITYRWMFDCGINLAQFEIIQKAHDVVEARFIPGAGVDENVIVGSVGHLEDLLGLCLEHKVKVQAKVMASFPAKTGKRRPIRREI
- a CDS encoding ABC transporter permease; the encoded protein is MSGSLNRIGAMTLRYCYLLRSSWPRLLELVYWPAMQMLVWGFLQLFLSEDHSSLAMISGTFVGAVLLWDVLFRGQLGFSVSFMEEIWSRNIANLMMSPLRPIELAASLMLVSVLRLLIGMVPVSLFALVLFHFNIYSLGLALLIFFVNLVLTAWAIGLAVCGFVLRYGMGAESLAWSLVMLLLPFCCVYYPVWILPDWLQPISWALSPTYVFEGLRAAIIDQTFRGDLMLKAFALNIIYLGAGLATFILILRSARRRGALVSIGE
- a CDS encoding ABC transporter ATP-binding protein, which translates into the protein MQTTVNTATILEMRGAFWRVAEGTASEHITSREPAVVLEHVVKDYKACRALDDISLEIPQGATVGFVGCNGAGKTTTIFTIMGLIAPTSGRVMVFGHDMTRDPYSVLSRMNFASPYMNMPARLSVKQNLLIFAKLYGVPNVKAKLAQLAHEFDLCDIMDRVTGSLSAGQKTRVSLAKALLNEPDILLLDEPTASLDPERAGFIHQKLEAHRKKHNATILMTSHNMAEVERLCDLVVVMRFGAIIEQGSTADLKHRYGRETLYEALARI